From the Elusimicrobiaceae bacterium genome, one window contains:
- the nusB gene encoding transcription antitermination factor NusB yields the protein MSNRRMARECALQCLYFADSAKILSGKQVAPYAADFERELGDNFTFCKDLVDGTTQNLPQIDVLVSKYAKNWTIGRMSVVDRSILRMAAYEIVFSTEKTPVPAIIDEAIELAKKYSTDNSGKFINGLLDQLKRERK from the coding sequence ATGAGCAACCGAAGAATGGCCAGAGAATGTGCTTTGCAGTGTCTTTATTTTGCCGACAGTGCTAAAATTCTGTCCGGCAAGCAAGTGGCTCCATACGCGGCGGATTTTGAGCGCGAATTGGGAGACAATTTTACTTTCTGTAAAGACTTGGTGGACGGAACCACCCAAAATTTGCCTCAAATTGATGTGCTCGTTTCCAAATATGCTAAGAATTGGACCATCGGTCGCATGTCTGTAGTGGACCGCTCTATTTTGCGCATGGCCGCTTACGAAATTGTTTTCAGTACAGAAAAAACCCCTGTGCCGGCTATCATCGATGAGGCCATCGAATTGGCTAAAAAATATTCTACCGACAATTCCGGCAAGTTCATTAACGGACTTTTGGACCAACTCAAAAGAGAACGTAAATAA
- a CDS encoding tetratricopeptide repeat protein — protein MHYLKPILLISFLFSFLSASSWAEINLSTCLEKGKKEFAAGDNVSARQTFTHCVSLDPKNTDALLSLAAVELKENQLDVAKNAFLTALKYMTRSCPYLSYTYSMLGDIAYKQGKYPEALAYYNHSLKYNEANVNSLVGKGTIIESQGDKKTAAQIYEVALAVEPLNIIALKHLRALEPIYFSDEQILEAMKQRHAVAPEQMQLSEQDKELFAKIHSAEQQEGVSYLKNKYPQIPADYVVTLFKGTDFAREVLTLNGYNALRKQIGQDAVSVFQKLNVRVQDVFDLRDMKGQKIFKEDSTLTDSGFLVYHAALNGKKAYLLPNESVPPSKTFLEKISRKVKELNEKGYTEISRPELAMIKRQTNCSETTLINKMGLYVLPVTNIEKRYFVISADIDNDRKKVPWHFVASSRARRDPSIQVPENNLVQMMYSINQKVCSQYDGDLM, from the coding sequence ATGCACTATTTAAAACCAATTTTATTGATTAGTTTTCTTTTTTCTTTTCTTTCCGCATCAAGTTGGGCAGAGATTAATTTGTCTACTTGTTTGGAGAAGGGAAAAAAAGAGTTTGCTGCCGGAGATAATGTTTCTGCGCGGCAGACTTTTACACATTGTGTTTCTTTAGATCCCAAAAACACAGATGCCTTGCTGAGTTTGGCAGCCGTAGAGTTAAAAGAAAATCAACTAGATGTTGCCAAAAATGCTTTTTTGACTGCTTTGAAGTATATGACGCGTTCTTGTCCGTACCTCTCCTACACATATTCTATGTTAGGGGATATTGCTTACAAACAGGGTAAGTATCCAGAAGCATTGGCTTATTATAATCATTCTTTAAAATATAATGAAGCCAATGTAAACTCTTTGGTGGGAAAAGGAACAATTATTGAATCTCAAGGGGACAAAAAAACCGCTGCCCAAATTTATGAAGTGGCGCTGGCGGTAGAACCTTTAAATATTATTGCGCTTAAACATTTAAGGGCTTTGGAACCGATTTATTTTTCTGATGAACAAATATTAGAAGCCATGAAACAAAGGCATGCCGTTGCGCCGGAGCAAATGCAATTGTCTGAGCAAGACAAAGAATTGTTTGCCAAAATTCACTCGGCTGAACAGCAGGAAGGAGTCTCTTATTTAAAAAATAAATATCCGCAAATACCTGCAGATTATGTGGTGACCCTTTTTAAAGGAACGGATTTTGCACGTGAAGTTTTAACATTGAACGGATATAATGCGTTGCGTAAACAAATCGGCCAAGATGCCGTATCCGTTTTTCAAAAATTAAATGTACGTGTGCAAGATGTGTTTGATTTGCGCGATATGAAAGGACAAAAAATCTTTAAGGAAGACAGCACTTTAACCGATAGCGGTTTTTTGGTGTATCATGCTGCGTTGAACGGTAAGAAAGCCTATCTCTTGCCTAACGAGTCTGTGCCGCCTTCCAAAACCTTTTTGGAAAAAATTTCTAGAAAAGTAAAAGAATTAAATGAAAAAGGGTATACCGAAATTTCTCGCCCCGAACTTGCGATGATTAAAAGACAGACGAATTGTTCTGAAACAACCTTGATTAATAAAATGGGGCTTTATGTTTTACCGGTCACTAATATAGAAAAAAGATATTTTGTTATTTCTGCCGATATCGATAATGACCGCAAGAAAGTGCCTTGGCACTTTGTGGCTAGTTCTCGCGCTCGTCGTGATCCGAGCATTCAAGTGCCGGAGAATAATTTAGTGCAGATGATGTACTCTATTAATCAAAAGGTTTGCAGCCAATACGATGGCGATTTGATGTAG
- a CDS encoding 16S rRNA (uracil(1498)-N(3))-methyltransferase: MPQYLADIKEKEFFIENEEAHHLTVVARRNEGDEIVVFDGKGKQFKARITRVQKKFVRGTLLSPIEIKKSALSVELCFAPTSRNTLEDVLDKCTQLGVTSFQPIYTTRSEYDLLKKWDGKEDRWHQIILSACKQCSRGEVPVLHAPVSFEKCAAQPEQPSLLAYEAEETHTLAWGLEKLENPKQVRIYIGPAGGWTDEEVVMAAHYGILPVTLGPHILRAETACISACAKLL; this comes from the coding sequence ATGCCCCAATATTTGGCAGATATTAAAGAAAAAGAATTTTTTATTGAAAACGAGGAAGCTCATCATCTTACCGTCGTTGCGCGCCGAAACGAAGGGGACGAAATAGTGGTCTTTGACGGTAAAGGCAAGCAGTTTAAAGCCCGTATTACACGCGTGCAAAAAAAGTTTGTACGCGGTACGCTTTTGTCTCCTATTGAAATCAAAAAATCTGCCCTGTCTGTGGAGCTGTGCTTTGCCCCCACTTCTCGTAATACATTAGAAGATGTGTTAGACAAATGCACACAGTTGGGGGTCACCTCTTTTCAGCCGATTTATACTACTCGTAGTGAGTATGATTTGTTAAAAAAATGGGACGGCAAAGAAGACCGCTGGCATCAAATTATTTTGTCAGCCTGCAAACAATGCTCTCGCGGGGAAGTGCCTGTTTTGCATGCGCCTGTTTCTTTTGAAAAATGCGCTGCTCAACCGGAGCAACCTTCTTTGCTGGCTTACGAAGCCGAAGAAACCCATACTCTTGCGTGGGGATTGGAAAAGCTGGAAAACCCTAAACAGGTGCGCATCTATATCGGCCCTGCCGGCGGTTGGACGGATGAAGAAGTGGTGATGGCTGCGCATTACGGCATTTTACCCGTTACGTTGGGGCCACATATCTTAAGAGCGGAGACGGCCTGCATTTCTGCCTGTGCAAAATTGTTATGA
- the rplT gene encoding 50S ribosomal protein L20, whose translation MRIKFSVARHARKKKILKAASGYYGDKSRRLRMATQQLGKSWVHSYVDRRDKKHTYRQLWITRINAAVREEGMSYSKFISGLAKANITLNRKMLSEMAIKDPVSFKQLVEVAKQAQA comes from the coding sequence ATGAGAATTAAATTTAGCGTTGCCAGACACGCCAGAAAGAAAAAAATCTTGAAAGCCGCCAGCGGTTATTACGGAGATAAATCCCGCCGCTTGCGTATGGCTACCCAACAATTGGGTAAATCTTGGGTACACTCTTATGTGGACCGCCGTGACAAAAAACATACTTACCGCCAACTTTGGATCACTCGTATCAACGCCGCCGTGCGCGAAGAAGGTATGAGCTACTCCAAATTCATCAGCGGTTTGGCTAAAGCCAACATTACGCTTAACCGCAAAATGTTGTCTGAAATGGCTATCAAAGACCCCGTGTCTTTCAAACAATTAGTTGAAGTAGCCAAACAGGCTCAAGCCTAA
- a CDS encoding diacylglycerol kinase family lipid kinase codes for MKTLIIINPLSGGQHRQPADLERAALVNFPQADGVFTKYAGHATELAAKAVQEGYELVIAAGGDGTINETAKALVGSQTALGIVPKGSGNGLARELGMPLMYEQAWVALQKAEPVACDVGIANGEYFFNLAGVGIEAQIAKDFAENGKTGKRGKWPYFKLGAKAVFSYKPKTLRLRYNGKDEIITPLTLVFANGSQYGSNFTIAPRADLTDGQLDMVEVSNISKWKMALAAPTFFNKKFRPFDITNTQKTAEVIINYEGEIVYHLDGEPKTTQNELKISVLPRSLKLMIPHKF; via the coding sequence ATGAAGACTTTAATCATTATCAACCCCCTCAGTGGCGGTCAACATCGCCAACCGGCAGACTTGGAAAGAGCCGCTTTGGTCAATTTTCCACAAGCAGACGGTGTTTTTACCAAATATGCCGGCCATGCCACTGAATTGGCAGCAAAAGCCGTACAAGAGGGATATGAGTTAGTCATTGCGGCCGGAGGCGACGGCACTATCAATGAAACAGCCAAAGCACTCGTAGGCTCCCAAACCGCTTTGGGCATCGTGCCAAAAGGATCCGGAAACGGTCTGGCCCGAGAGTTGGGCATGCCGCTGATGTACGAACAAGCATGGGTGGCACTGCAAAAAGCAGAACCCGTAGCCTGTGATGTCGGAATAGCTAATGGGGAATATTTTTTTAACTTGGCAGGAGTAGGCATAGAAGCACAAATCGCCAAAGATTTCGCCGAAAACGGCAAAACGGGTAAACGTGGAAAATGGCCTTATTTCAAATTAGGCGCCAAAGCCGTTTTCTCTTACAAACCTAAAACTTTGCGCCTACGCTATAACGGTAAAGATGAAATTATTACTCCTTTGACTCTTGTATTTGCCAATGGTTCTCAATACGGGAGCAACTTTACCATAGCCCCACGTGCTGATTTAACCGATGGCCAACTGGATATGGTGGAAGTGTCCAATATCAGTAAATGGAAAATGGCACTTGCCGCACCCACTTTTTTTAATAAAAAGTTTCGTCCTTTTGATATCACAAACACTCAAAAAACTGCCGAAGTCATTATTAATTATGAAGGAGAAATTGTGTATCATTTGGACGGAGAACCGAAAACCACGCAAAACGAATTAAAAATTTCCGTTTTGCCGCGTTCTTTAAAACTAATGATTCCGCATAAATTTTAA
- the coaW gene encoding type II pantothenate kinase yields MNVIIGIDVGGSTTKIVGYSDDGKLIGRLQVEAADPLTSAYGALGKFVNEKNLSLSQVKQIVLTGVGASLFKNEIYGIPARHVDEFQAIGLGGLALSKKKEAIIVSMGTGTAFVRADKDGIRHIGGSGVGGGTVIGLCGQLCNARSFDTVVEMASQGDLNKVDLNIADISSGEISTLSPDVTASNFGKMADGFSSEDLARGVLNMVFQTIGMLAVFACKNDNIKDVVLTGTLSTVPCAKTLFKQVERLYNIKFIIPTHSIYATATGAALSYIYRNGKKK; encoded by the coding sequence ATGAATGTAATTATCGGAATTGACGTAGGCGGATCTACTACCAAAATTGTGGGATATTCTGACGATGGAAAACTTATAGGGCGTTTGCAGGTGGAAGCGGCTGATCCGTTGACTTCTGCCTATGGTGCGCTTGGAAAATTTGTTAATGAAAAAAACCTCTCTTTAAGCCAAGTAAAACAAATCGTATTGACCGGCGTGGGGGCCTCTTTATTTAAAAATGAAATTTATGGCATTCCTGCCCGCCATGTAGATGAATTTCAAGCCATCGGTTTGGGTGGTTTGGCTTTGTCTAAGAAAAAAGAGGCTATTATTGTCAGTATGGGAACGGGAACTGCTTTTGTACGGGCCGATAAGGACGGAATCCGTCATATCGGCGGTTCCGGTGTAGGAGGAGGAACGGTTATTGGTTTGTGCGGTCAATTATGTAATGCTCGTTCCTTTGATACGGTTGTAGAGATGGCTAGTCAAGGAGATTTAAACAAAGTAGATTTAAATATCGCAGACATCAGCAGCGGGGAAATCTCCACTTTATCTCCGGATGTGACGGCTTCTAACTTTGGCAAAATGGCGGACGGTTTTTCCAGTGAGGATTTGGCACGCGGAGTGCTGAATATGGTTTTCCAAACGATTGGTATGTTGGCGGTCTTTGCTTGCAAAAACGATAATATAAAAGATGTTGTTTTGACGGGCACCTTGAGTACGGTACCTTGCGCCAAGACCTTGTTTAAGCAGGTAGAACGTTTGTATAACATTAAATTTATTATTCCGACCCATTCCATTTATGCCACCGCTACGGGGGCGGCTTTGTCTTATATTTATCGGAACGGAAAGAAAAAATGA
- the infC gene encoding translation initiation factor IF-3, which produces MARFDNKRTFKKDLYTRNGNIRAAEVRVIDSDGTMLGIKPTAEAIALAREQELDLVEISPNAQPPVCKILDYNKYVFEQSKKSKDAKKKQSKVTMKELRIKSRIAPHDLDVKLRQIEGFLKKKDQVRFVVVFHGRENQHKDIGEQILQDAAKRLEPLANVDGGLQQQGNRMSMTFVPKA; this is translated from the coding sequence ATGGCCAGATTCGATAATAAAAGAACATTTAAAAAAGATTTGTATACCCGCAATGGAAATATCCGTGCGGCAGAAGTGAGAGTCATTGACTCTGATGGTACTATGTTGGGCATTAAGCCTACGGCAGAGGCCATCGCACTGGCTAGAGAGCAAGAGTTGGACTTAGTGGAAATTTCACCCAACGCCCAACCGCCTGTTTGTAAAATACTTGATTACAATAAGTATGTTTTTGAACAGAGCAAAAAAAGCAAAGATGCCAAGAAAAAACAAAGCAAAGTGACGATGAAGGAATTGCGTATCAAATCCCGCATCGCTCCGCATGACTTGGACGTCAAACTCAGACAAATTGAAGGATTTCTTAAAAAGAAAGATCAGGTGCGTTTTGTGGTCGTGTTTCACGGTCGCGAAAATCAGCACAAAGACATTGGCGAACAGATTCTGCAAGATGCTGCCAAGCGCTTGGAACCGCTCGCTAACGTGGACGGTGGCCTTCAACAACAAGGCAACCGTATGTCCATGACCTTTGTGCCCAAAGCCTAA
- the ligA gene encoding NAD-dependent DNA ligase LigA: protein MPVSPAEEIAKLRKIIEFHNHRYYDLDDPVLSDTQYDELYQKLKELESRFPQFITPDSPTQKIGGKANATFAPVVHGVPMMSLDNSYNTADVRAWHERCAKTLSAHHFEMVVEAKIDGVSCSLTYTNGILTTAASRGDGHTGEDITANILTIADIPHRLINAPAGILEVRGEIYLEKKDLANLNERQAANKQTIFANTRNAAAGSLRQKDSRITAQRPLKFFVHSFGKSMLSVDSFSQFMDLCQKWGFAVSPSRLVTYSLEDILSFYQHFDQQRHSLPFDTDGLVIKVNNFNQQQILGSTAKSPRWAIAFKYPAEQATTLVKNVIFSVGRSGIITPVAQVEPVSCAGVVISNATLHNFDEINRLGLRIGDKIILERAGEVIPKIIKVVEHLGNQEILPPTQCPACGRSVYKAEKEVGYYCINPSCPAQIKARILHYASRGAMDIEGMGEAVVEELVDREFVTNFPDLYNLSFLHLLSLENFKEKKSQNLLDQLEESKKRPLSRLLFGFGIPFVGSKTAEMLADHFHTLDHLMNASLEDLQAIADVGEVVSQSVYDFFHDPSVKEQIEQLRQIGINFIQPEKKVSSRILEGKTIVFTGEIEGVKRSEAELLARQHGAKTSGSVSAKTSFVVAAESAGSKLKKAQELGVPILTPEEFFKMIAS from the coding sequence ATGCCCGTTTCTCCCGCCGAAGAAATAGCCAAACTTCGTAAGATTATTGAATTTCACAATCATCGTTATTATGATTTGGACGATCCTGTATTGTCAGATACCCAATATGATGAGTTGTACCAAAAATTAAAAGAGTTAGAATCTCGCTTTCCTCAGTTTATTACCCCAGATTCTCCCACACAAAAAATCGGCGGAAAAGCCAATGCAACCTTTGCTCCTGTGGTACATGGAGTACCTATGATGAGTCTGGATAATTCTTATAATACTGCCGATGTACGTGCTTGGCATGAACGCTGCGCAAAAACTCTTTCTGCGCATCATTTTGAAATGGTGGTGGAGGCCAAAATAGATGGGGTCTCCTGCTCTTTAACCTATACCAACGGCATTCTTACTACGGCGGCCAGCCGCGGCGACGGCCACACCGGAGAAGATATTACGGCCAATATTCTCACGATTGCTGATATTCCGCACCGCCTCATAAATGCTCCTGCCGGCATTTTAGAAGTACGCGGAGAGATTTATTTAGAAAAAAAAGATTTAGCAAATTTAAACGAAAGACAAGCTGCCAACAAGCAAACCATTTTTGCCAATACACGAAATGCAGCTGCGGGGTCTTTGCGGCAAAAAGACTCTCGCATTACTGCGCAACGTCCTTTAAAATTTTTCGTCCATTCGTTTGGTAAATCAATGCTTTCTGTAGATTCTTTTAGTCAATTTATGGATCTTTGCCAAAAGTGGGGATTTGCCGTTTCTCCTTCTCGTTTAGTGACTTACTCTTTAGAGGATATTTTGTCTTTTTATCAGCATTTTGATCAACAAAGGCACTCTTTGCCCTTTGATACAGACGGTTTGGTGATCAAAGTAAACAACTTTAATCAGCAGCAGATCTTAGGCTCCACCGCCAAAAGCCCTCGTTGGGCCATCGCTTTTAAATATCCGGCGGAACAAGCTACTACCCTTGTAAAAAATGTTATTTTTTCCGTAGGTCGTTCCGGTATCATTACGCCTGTTGCCCAAGTAGAACCGGTTTCTTGTGCCGGTGTGGTCATATCAAATGCCACTTTACACAACTTTGACGAAATCAACCGTTTAGGTTTGCGTATTGGCGATAAAATTATTTTAGAACGCGCCGGAGAGGTCATTCCAAAAATCATTAAAGTGGTAGAACATTTGGGAAATCAAGAGATCCTGCCCCCCACGCAATGCCCCGCTTGCGGACGATCCGTTTATAAAGCAGAAAAAGAAGTGGGATATTATTGTATAAATCCCTCTTGTCCGGCTCAAATTAAGGCTCGCATTTTGCATTACGCCAGCAGAGGAGCAATGGATATTGAAGGTATGGGAGAGGCAGTGGTAGAGGAGTTGGTAGACAGAGAGTTTGTCACCAATTTTCCTGATTTATACAATTTAAGTTTTCTTCATTTGCTCTCTTTAGAAAACTTCAAAGAAAAAAAATCACAAAACTTATTAGATCAATTGGAAGAAAGTAAAAAAAGGCCTCTTTCTCGTTTATTATTTGGATTCGGGATTCCCTTTGTTGGCTCAAAAACAGCGGAAATGCTGGCAGACCACTTTCATACATTGGATCATTTAATGAACGCCTCGTTAGAGGATTTGCAAGCCATTGCGGACGTAGGAGAAGTGGTATCCCAAAGTGTATACGACTTTTTCCATGATCCAAGCGTAAAAGAACAAATAGAACAACTACGCCAGATTGGCATTAATTTTATACAACCGGAAAAGAAGGTTTCCTCCCGCATTTTAGAAGGAAAAACAATTGTTTTTACCGGAGAAATAGAAGGGGTCAAAAGGTCTGAAGCGGAATTGTTAGCCCGTCAACACGGAGCCAAAACCAGCGGAAGTGTATCGGCAAAAACGTCTTTTGTAGTGGCGGCAGAATCTGCCGGAAGCAAACTTAAAAAAGCCCAAGAATTAGGAGTACCTATTTTAACACCGGAAGAATTTTTTAAAATGATTGCCTCTTAA
- a CDS encoding squalene/phytoene synthase family protein, which translates to MKADISSYKKSSFGPAFLFLNKKQRSALAVYYAFCRLMDDIADEPNVENPIEELNFWQEEIERTFAGKATTDLGRDIARIVKDFQMPADRFLLLIEGMRADLQGKTYSTFEELTWYLWRVAGIVGLATLDILHVKGPLAEQLAQQLGFAVQITNIVRDVYDDVSLKRVYLPEDLLGKYGLCQQKVLEGVNGPQLAPVLKELAEKSKEYYRLAWQTMQTQPYRQMLPCRIMGFVYRKNLAKIEEIDFCFTNTIKLTKLEKLLNCIYALFKTNFID; encoded by the coding sequence ATGAAGGCAGATATTTCCTCTTATAAAAAATCCAGCTTTGGCCCGGCCTTTTTGTTTTTAAACAAAAAGCAACGCAGTGCTTTGGCAGTGTATTATGCTTTTTGCCGATTAATGGATGATATTGCAGATGAGCCAAATGTGGAAAATCCGATAGAGGAATTAAATTTTTGGCAAGAAGAAATAGAGCGTACTTTTGCTGGAAAGGCCACTACGGATTTGGGACGGGATATCGCCCGGATTGTTAAGGATTTTCAAATGCCGGCGGACCGCTTTCTGCTTCTGATAGAAGGAATGAGGGCCGATTTACAAGGTAAGACATATTCAACTTTTGAAGAATTAACATGGTATTTGTGGAGAGTGGCCGGCATTGTCGGATTGGCTACGCTTGATATTTTACATGTCAAAGGTCCCCTTGCAGAGCAGTTGGCCCAGCAGCTTGGCTTTGCCGTACAAATCACCAATATTGTGCGTGATGTGTATGATGACGTAAGTTTAAAAAGGGTCTATTTGCCGGAAGATTTGTTGGGAAAATATGGCTTGTGTCAGCAAAAAGTATTAGAGGGGGTAAACGGACCGCAATTAGCCCCTGTATTAAAAGAATTGGCGGAAAAGTCAAAAGAGTATTATCGTCTTGCGTGGCAAACGATGCAGACTCAGCCATATCGGCAAATGTTGCCCTGTCGTATTATGGGTTTTGTGTATAGGAAAAATCTTGCTAAAATAGAAGAAATAGATTTTTGTTTTACAAATACTATTAAACTGACAAAATTAGAAAAATTGCTAAACTGTATATATGCACTATTTAAAACCAATTTTATTGATTAG
- a CDS encoding thermonuclease family protein yields the protein MAKKRKKYTKKQVKFWASVIVAVIAAFMQQNGKPIDNQTELPTAETLQNVSIASVYDGDTFKINLNCSLAIYCEKVPVRVLGVDTPEIKGKTEKEKRLAKEAKAFTKNFLDKGPISLSNCSRDKYFRLLCDVTNAQGQNLAQELIKKDLGYEYWGGKKSDQYQ from the coding sequence ATGGCTAAAAAAAGAAAAAAATATACTAAAAAACAAGTTAAATTCTGGGCTTCTGTCATTGTGGCGGTCATTGCTGCTTTTATGCAACAAAACGGAAAGCCGATTGATAATCAAACCGAGCTCCCTACTGCCGAAACATTACAAAATGTATCCATTGCTTCTGTATATGATGGAGATACTTTTAAAATCAATTTAAATTGCTCTTTGGCTATATATTGTGAGAAAGTACCCGTACGTGTATTGGGGGTAGATACACCAGAAATAAAGGGAAAAACGGAAAAAGAAAAACGCTTGGCTAAAGAAGCCAAAGCGTTTACTAAAAACTTTTTGGATAAAGGTCCTATTTCTTTAAGCAACTGTAGCCGAGACAAATACTTCCGCCTACTTTGTGACGTCACTAATGCACAAGGCCAAAATTTAGCCCAAGAACTTATTAAAAAGGATTTGGGTTATGAATATTGGGGCGGTAAAAAATCAGACCAATATCAGTAG
- a CDS encoding MiaB/RimO family radical SAM methylthiotransferase, translating to MRLFLKTFGCRVNQVESQAILEEFASRGWALSGMEEAELCLLNTCTVTHQADKDVEKLIRQISRRNPAARIILTGCYASAHQEHIRHTFPNVEIIGKYDLGQKLFAAQDICWTVSGHEGHSRAFIKIQDGCDCFCSYCIVPFARNVKRSKPATDVLKEIAGLVQKGFGEIVLTGINIGNFSCPQTGKDLAALCRDIAGLEGRFRVRFSSIELQTVSDGVIDVMAQRPDRFCNYFHLPLQSGCDSVLSAMNRHYNTAEYAQKVALLRSKVKGIAIFADVIAGFPTETEENFETTYRFISEQKLCGLHVFSYSPRPLTKAAAWPQHKPEVIKKRAEKLRALDQELRSNFAASLVGTQQEVFVEEFSGSAVKGVTSNFQQVWLENALPDTKGLIRAKITRCEKSACYGEVL from the coding sequence ATGAGATTATTCTTAAAAACATTCGGTTGCCGTGTCAACCAAGTGGAAAGCCAGGCTATTTTGGAGGAGTTTGCCTCCCGCGGTTGGGCTTTGTCTGGTATGGAGGAGGCCGAACTTTGCCTGCTTAATACCTGCACAGTCACTCATCAAGCCGATAAAGACGTAGAAAAATTAATCCGCCAAATTTCCCGCCGTAATCCTGCTGCGCGCATTATATTGACGGGCTGTTATGCTTCGGCCCATCAAGAGCATATCCGCCATACTTTTCCGAACGTGGAAATTATCGGAAAGTATGATTTAGGTCAAAAACTTTTTGCTGCGCAGGACATTTGTTGGACGGTGTCCGGCCACGAAGGCCATAGCCGCGCTTTTATCAAAATTCAAGACGGTTGTGATTGCTTTTGTTCTTATTGTATTGTGCCTTTTGCTCGCAATGTGAAACGTTCCAAGCCTGCAACCGATGTCTTAAAAGAGATAGCGGGGTTGGTGCAAAAAGGCTTTGGAGAAATTGTACTGACAGGTATTAACATCGGCAATTTTTCCTGCCCTCAAACGGGCAAGGATTTGGCCGCATTATGCCGAGATATCGCCGGGCTTGAGGGGCGTTTTCGGGTGCGTTTTTCATCCATTGAGTTGCAAACGGTTTCAGACGGTGTGATAGATGTTATGGCACAGCGGCCGGACCGATTTTGCAATTATTTTCACCTGCCTTTGCAAAGCGGTTGCGACAGTGTGCTTTCTGCTATGAACCGCCATTATAATACGGCCGAATATGCACAAAAAGTGGCTCTCTTGCGCAGCAAAGTAAAAGGGATTGCTATTTTTGCTGATGTGATTGCCGGTTTTCCTACGGAAACAGAAGAAAATTTTGAAACGACTTACCGCTTTATTTCTGAGCAAAAACTCTGCGGATTGCATGTGTTTAGTTATTCCCCGCGTCCGTTGACCAAAGCTGCCGCTTGGCCGCAACATAAACCGGAAGTGATTAAAAAACGAGCTGAAAAACTGCGTGCTTTGGATCAAGAGTTGCGTAGCAATTTTGCTGCTTCTCTGGTGGGTACGCAACAAGAAGTATTTGTGGAAGAATTTAGCGGCTCTGCCGTTAAAGGGGTCACATCTAATTTTCAGCAAGTATGGTTAGAAAATGCTTTGCCGGACACAAAAGGACTGATACGGGCTAAAATTACCCGTTGCGAAAAATCTGCCTGCTACGGAGAAGTTCTGTAA
- the rpmI gene encoding 50S ribosomal protein L35, which yields MPKMKNHSGAKKRFRVTAKGKYTHRKAGRKHLLTPVSASRKHDMRATGVIEKNSLNGRILQKALPVAK from the coding sequence ATGCCTAAAATGAAAAACCATAGCGGCGCCAAGAAACGCTTCCGCGTCACCGCCAAGGGTAAATATACCCATCGTAAAGCCGGCAGAAAACACTTGCTTACGCCTGTTTCTGCTTCTCGTAAACATGATATGAGAGCCACCGGAGTAATTGAAAAGAACTCCTTGAACGGTCGTATCTTGCAGAAAGCACTGCCCGTTGCCAAATAA